From Psychroflexus torquis ATCC 700755, the proteins below share one genomic window:
- a CDS encoding nucleoside deaminase, protein MLIPFDDHYFMKKALQEAQQAFDKGEIPVGAVVTHNNQIIAKSHNLTEQLTDVTAHAEMQAITAAANHIGGKYLRGCTLYVTLEPCQMCAGALYWSQLSRLVFAAPDEGRGYRTLGTQLHPKTKVDHGILEEEASRLLKAFFIQKRNMN, encoded by the coding sequence ATGCTGATTCCTTTTGACGACCATTATTTTATGAAAAAAGCTTTGCAAGAAGCTCAGCAGGCTTTTGATAAAGGCGAAATCCCTGTGGGAGCAGTGGTGACACACAATAACCAGATTATCGCTAAAAGTCATAATCTCACCGAGCAACTCACCGATGTGACTGCCCACGCCGAGATGCAGGCCATAACCGCTGCTGCCAATCACATTGGAGGCAAGTATTTGAGAGGCTGTACACTGTATGTCACTCTGGAGCCCTGCCAAATGTGTGCTGGTGCTTTGTATTGGAGTCAGTTATCAAGATTGGTGTTTGCCGCTCCCGACGAGGGGCGAGGTTACAGAACTCTGGGAACACAGCTGCATCCTAAAACCAAAGTCGATCATGGTATTTTAGAAGAAGAAGCCTCTAGACTTTTAAAAGCCTTTTTTATTCAAAAACGCAATATGAATTGA
- a CDS encoding HigA family addiction module antitoxin — protein sequence MSRLNDERELLPKPGDTILESIEYLKMSQVELADRMGKTPSKINDLISGKEPITIATALQLEKVLGIDAQFWLNKEMLYREKFSRIEQEETLTDSTDWLDSQPLKELKANGFISSSQKDANTVEECLKFYGVAAPQQWESLYVGQYVSAAFRKSPAHKSTLGALAAWLRIGELNMKKRNIQAYDKKKFKDNLIKARALVRSNPEDFPIQLIKLCSDAGVALVYTISINKAPVSGVVRWVAGSPLIQLTDRYKSNDQFWFSFFHEVAHILLHGKKEVFVEGIKGLELNEEKEKEADAFARKTLLPDEFINDLSDEITEKEIRNIARKYDTHAAIVIGRLQHLKRVPFTFGSSFKSKVLLDEFFGE from the coding sequence ATGAGCAGACTTAATGACGAACGTGAGCTTTTACCAAAACCAGGTGATACTATTTTGGAATCTATAGAATATCTAAAGATGAGTCAAGTTGAATTGGCTGATCGAATGGGAAAGACTCCGTCCAAAATAAATGACTTGATTTCAGGGAAAGAGCCTATTACAATTGCTACGGCACTTCAGCTTGAAAAAGTATTGGGAATCGACGCTCAATTTTGGCTTAATAAAGAGATGCTTTATCGCGAAAAATTTTCTAGAATAGAGCAAGAGGAAACTTTAACTGACAGTACGGATTGGTTGGACTCACAGCCTCTAAAAGAACTTAAAGCGAATGGTTTTATATCAAGTAGCCAAAAGGATGCAAATACAGTCGAAGAGTGCTTGAAATTTTATGGAGTCGCTGCACCTCAGCAATGGGAATCATTATATGTTGGTCAATATGTTTCTGCTGCATTTCGAAAAAGTCCTGCGCATAAAAGTACGTTAGGAGCTCTCGCAGCTTGGCTGAGAATAGGAGAGCTAAATATGAAAAAGCGCAACATTCAGGCTTACGATAAGAAAAAGTTTAAAGATAATCTGATTAAAGCTAGAGCCTTGGTGCGATCGAATCCAGAGGATTTTCCAATTCAACTTATAAAGTTATGTTCTGATGCAGGAGTAGCTCTTGTCTATACAATTAGTATAAATAAAGCCCCAGTTAGTGGGGTTGTTAGATGGGTGGCTGGAAGTCCACTAATTCAATTAACAGACAGGTATAAATCAAATGATCAATTTTGGTTTTCATTCTTTCATGAAGTAGCGCACATTTTATTACATGGTAAAAAAGAAGTGTTTGTAGAAGGGATAAAGGGATTAGAATTAAACGAAGAAAAAGAAAAAGAGGCAGATGCTTTTGCTAGAAAAACATTACTACCGGATGAATTCATTAATGATCTGTCTGATGAGATTACAGAAAAAGAAATCAGAAATATCGCAAGGAAGTATGATACACATGCCGCAATTGTAATTGGACGTTTGCAACATTTGAAAAGAGTACCATTTACTTTTGGTTCTTCCTTTAAATCGAAGGTTTTACTTGATGAGTTCTTCGGCGAATAA
- a CDS encoding sce7726 family protein, with product MNFDTGLTLSKGKINQLVSGYSALDYSVKLSELLKSVFPMNNFDSLSKFDLHKLYNEIILKNYKGEEILKYKLFEKHINRQNLIAAFEVKVNRSRVDFLTINGSTTSFEIKSELDNLTKLAKQCADYLLAFEYNYLMIHESHVEKSLEIVPESFGIWSFNDQKYSKLRKAKLNSQIQPEIQLGLLTKAERERGFKKTNGTLDGIIDLYDAKKINNQFKKILKNRYAERWDFIVSNNREILPIDVQFFFNTNVCPSLIYQH from the coding sequence ATGAATTTCGATACTGGACTTACTTTAAGCAAAGGAAAAATTAACCAATTAGTCAGTGGTTATAGTGCTCTAGATTATTCCGTAAAATTATCGGAGTTATTGAAAAGTGTATTCCCAATGAATAATTTTGATTCTCTATCAAAATTTGATCTTCATAAGTTGTATAATGAGATAATCCTTAAAAATTACAAAGGAGAAGAAATTTTAAAGTATAAGTTATTCGAAAAACACATCAACCGACAAAACTTAATCGCCGCTTTTGAGGTAAAAGTAAATAGAAGTAGAGTAGATTTTCTAACAATCAATGGCTCGACAACAAGTTTTGAAATAAAATCAGAATTAGACAATTTGACAAAATTGGCCAAGCAGTGTGCTGACTATCTTCTCGCGTTTGAGTATAACTATTTAATGATCCATGAAAGTCATGTTGAAAAAAGTTTAGAGATAGTTCCAGAGAGTTTTGGAATTTGGAGTTTCAATGACCAAAAGTATTCAAAGCTTAGAAAAGCAAAATTGAATAGTCAAATTCAACCTGAAATACAACTTGGCCTTTTAACAAAAGCTGAACGAGAAAGAGGTTTTAAAAAAACCAACGGTACTCTTGATGGAATTATTGACTTATATGATGCCAAAAAGATAAATAATCAATTCAAAAAGATTCTTAAGAATAGATATGCGGAACGGTGGGACTTTATCGTTTCAAATAATAGAGAAATACTTCCTATTGATGTACAGTTTTTCTTCAATACAAATGTCTGTCCTTCTCTCATCTATCAGCATTAG
- a CDS encoding 1-deoxy-D-xylulose-5-phosphate synthase has product MHLELLSNINSPKDLRQLDPRQLEQLARELREFIIDIVSTKEGHLGASLGVIELTIALHYCFNTPEDLLVWDVGHQAYGHKILTGRREVFGTNRKLNGISGFPKRDESPYDTFGVGHSSTSISAALGMAISSQLKGDFDKQHIAVIGDASIASGMAFEGLNHAGVTNTNLLVILNDNAIGIDPSVGALKTYLTKAKIGKKPRQDNIIEALNFSYEGPIDGHDLPELLKVFERLKTIKGPKLLHIITKKGKGLKQAEDDQVRYHAPGKFDKTTGEVLPKNNEGLPPKFQDVFGLTLLELARKDTSIVGITPAMPTGSSLKFMMEEFPDRAFDVGIAEQHAVTLSAGMATQGHKVFCTIYSTFLQRAYDQVIHDVALQNLPVIFCIDRAGLVGNDGATHHGVYDLAFLRSIPNMIVFAPSNAIDLRQMLYTASKGLEHPIAIRYPRGRGTVKEWQQDFKAMEIGKGLKLRDGKDLAVLSLGSISSEVEDALNTLDNSFSIAHYDLRFLKPLDEMLLQSVFDRFENIITIEDGCIKGGFGDAVLDYAQTSSYKGRIHKLGIPDKFIEQGDTKELYDLAGISSEKIKDKIKAVLNP; this is encoded by the coding sequence ATGCATTTAGAATTACTTTCTAACATCAATTCGCCTAAAGACTTAAGGCAGTTGGATCCCCGTCAACTTGAACAATTGGCTAGAGAACTTCGAGAATTCATCATCGATATCGTTTCTACCAAAGAAGGTCACTTGGGCGCCAGTCTTGGGGTTATTGAACTCACCATCGCCTTACACTATTGTTTTAATACACCAGAGGATTTGTTGGTTTGGGATGTGGGCCACCAAGCCTATGGCCATAAAATATTAACTGGACGCCGGGAAGTGTTCGGCACCAATCGAAAACTGAATGGCATTAGCGGGTTTCCCAAACGCGACGAAAGCCCGTACGATACGTTTGGGGTAGGCCATAGCTCTACTTCTATTTCTGCAGCCTTAGGCATGGCCATTTCTTCGCAACTAAAAGGAGATTTTGACAAGCAACACATCGCTGTGATAGGGGATGCTTCCATAGCTTCTGGGATGGCTTTTGAAGGCCTTAACCATGCTGGGGTGACTAATACCAACTTGCTTGTGATTCTCAACGACAATGCTATAGGAATTGACCCTAGTGTTGGAGCGCTTAAAACCTATTTGACCAAAGCAAAAATCGGTAAAAAACCACGACAAGACAATATTATAGAAGCGCTTAACTTTAGCTACGAAGGGCCTATAGATGGTCACGATTTACCTGAGCTTCTCAAAGTTTTTGAGCGCCTTAAAACCATAAAGGGGCCCAAGCTTCTTCATATTATTACCAAAAAAGGCAAAGGCTTAAAGCAAGCTGAAGACGACCAAGTGCGTTATCACGCTCCAGGGAAATTTGACAAAACAACCGGTGAAGTCTTGCCTAAAAATAATGAAGGCTTACCTCCAAAATTTCAAGATGTTTTTGGACTCACTTTATTAGAGCTTGCCAGAAAAGACACCTCTATTGTAGGAATTACTCCGGCTATGCCTACGGGAAGTTCCCTAAAATTCATGATGGAGGAATTTCCAGACAGAGCTTTCGATGTGGGTATAGCGGAACAGCATGCGGTGACACTTTCAGCAGGTATGGCAACACAAGGCCATAAGGTCTTTTGCACGATCTATTCCACGTTTTTACAACGGGCCTACGATCAAGTGATTCACGATGTAGCGCTTCAGAATTTACCAGTTATCTTTTGCATAGATAGAGCAGGTTTGGTAGGCAACGACGGTGCAACTCATCATGGAGTTTACGATTTGGCCTTCTTACGCTCTATTCCAAATATGATTGTGTTTGCTCCAAGCAATGCTATTGACCTGCGCCAGATGCTTTATACCGCCTCTAAAGGTTTAGAACATCCTATCGCTATTCGGTATCCTAGAGGTAGAGGAACGGTGAAAGAGTGGCAGCAAGACTTTAAAGCCATGGAGATAGGCAAAGGCCTAAAACTTAGAGATGGAAAAGACCTCGCTGTTTTAAGCCTTGGCAGTATTTCGAGCGAGGTCGAAGACGCCTTAAATACTCTCGATAATTCCTTCAGCATAGCACATTACGACCTAAGATTCTTAAAACCACTGGACGAGATGCTCCTTCAGTCTGTTTTTGACCGTTTCGAAAATATCATCACTATTGAAGATGGATGCATCAAAGGAGGGTTTGGGGATGCAGTTTTGGACTATGCTCAAACCTCTTCTTATAAAGGTCGCATTCATAAGCTCGGCATTCCAGATAAATTTATTGAACAAGGGGATACCAAAGAGCTTTACGATCTTGCAGGTATTTCTTCTGAAAAAATTAAAGACAAAATTAAAGCAGTTTTAAACCCCTAA
- a CDS encoding type II toxin-antitoxin system RelE/ParE family toxin yields MQIDYSRNKLRKQLTNATELKKAYGVHAKRIANRLDDIAASPNLAVLIQIPAANCHQLSGKRKSEWAVAISGNYRLIFEIDCDPIPLLEDGGIETEAIDKIRILEIVDYH; encoded by the coding sequence ATGCAAATTGACTATAGCAGGAATAAATTAAGAAAGCAGTTAACCAACGCCACAGAGTTAAAAAAGGCCTACGGAGTTCATGCTAAGCGAATAGCTAACAGGCTAGATGATATCGCGGCTTCGCCAAATTTGGCAGTTCTTATACAGATTCCAGCTGCAAATTGTCATCAATTGTCTGGGAAAAGAAAAAGTGAATGGGCAGTAGCTATTTCTGGAAACTATCGATTAATATTCGAAATTGATTGCGATCCTATTCCATTATTGGAAGATGGGGGTATCGAAACCGAAGCGATAGATAAAATCCGCATTCTTGAAATTGTAGATTATCATTAA
- a CDS encoding ABC-F family ATP-binding cassette domain-containing protein, producing MNYLSVEEISKSYGLLVLFENLSFGISQGQKIALIAKNGTGKTTLLDIVSGIGAPDNGQVVYRKGVKVGVLPQEPDLDPKLTIEETILTSDNEVLRIISAYEKALQNPEDADAYQSAFDQMEAKQAWDFETTYRQILTKLKLDDLSKKVGELSGGQKKRLALANLLLDKPDLLILDEPTNHLDLEMIEWLEEFLKTENLTLFMVTHDRYFLDRVCNYILELEDKTLYSYKGNYSYYIEKRAERIEVEQTTTAKAKQLYKKELDWMRRQPKARTTKSKSRIESFGEIKDRAGKRRNDHKVELEINMERLGSKVLEMHHVSKGFEDEFLFEDFDYIFKKNERIGVIGKNGTGKSTFLNVLTGKLAPDQGKVIHGETLKIGYYTQDGIKAKEGQKVIEVIRDYGDYIPLNKGRQISAQQLLEKFLFDRKKQYDFVEKLSGGEKKRLYLCTVLIQNPNFLILDEPTNDLDIVTLNVLENFLLDFPGCLIVVSHDRYFMDKIVDHLFVFGEGKVTDFTGNYSDYRDIKALELEAKYEESSQSSSESPSKPKPVSDQKSSLSFNEQKLYKKLEKGIHSLEKRKEKLEADFLRELNAKEVKDKTIELQDIQKELESKTEQWFELSMKIEG from the coding sequence TTGAATTACTTATCAGTTGAAGAAATTTCTAAGTCATACGGCTTACTTGTATTGTTTGAAAACTTGTCTTTTGGCATTAGCCAGGGCCAAAAAATTGCGCTTATTGCCAAAAATGGAACCGGTAAAACTACTTTACTAGATATTGTTTCTGGAATAGGAGCTCCAGATAATGGACAGGTGGTCTATAGAAAAGGAGTTAAAGTCGGGGTTCTTCCTCAAGAACCTGACCTTGACCCAAAGTTGACTATTGAGGAAACTATTCTTACTTCTGATAATGAGGTTTTGAGAATCATCAGTGCTTATGAAAAGGCTTTACAAAATCCAGAAGACGCAGATGCTTATCAAAGCGCTTTCGACCAAATGGAAGCCAAGCAAGCTTGGGATTTTGAAACGACTTACCGACAAATACTTACTAAACTTAAGTTAGACGACCTCTCTAAGAAAGTGGGCGAGCTCTCTGGAGGTCAAAAAAAGCGTTTGGCCCTAGCCAATTTGTTATTGGACAAACCAGACCTGCTTATTCTTGATGAGCCAACCAACCACTTGGACTTGGAAATGATAGAATGGCTCGAGGAATTTCTAAAGACTGAAAACCTTACCTTATTTATGGTTACCCACGATAGGTATTTTCTAGACCGTGTTTGTAATTATATTTTGGAACTAGAGGACAAAACTCTATATAGCTATAAAGGCAACTACAGTTATTATATAGAAAAACGTGCTGAACGTATAGAAGTAGAGCAAACCACAACAGCAAAAGCAAAACAGCTCTATAAAAAAGAGTTGGACTGGATGAGAAGACAGCCTAAGGCTAGAACGACCAAATCCAAATCCAGAATCGAAAGCTTTGGAGAAATAAAAGATCGAGCTGGCAAACGTAGAAACGACCACAAGGTAGAGTTGGAAATTAATATGGAACGTTTGGGATCTAAGGTTCTAGAAATGCATCACGTGTCTAAAGGCTTTGAAGACGAGTTTCTTTTTGAAGATTTTGATTACATCTTCAAGAAAAATGAGCGCATAGGCGTTATTGGTAAAAATGGTACTGGTAAATCTACATTTTTGAATGTCTTGACAGGTAAGTTAGCTCCAGACCAAGGTAAAGTTATCCATGGAGAAACTTTAAAAATCGGTTATTACACTCAAGATGGTATTAAGGCTAAAGAAGGTCAAAAAGTAATAGAAGTGATAAGAGATTATGGCGACTATATCCCTCTTAATAAAGGGCGACAAATTTCTGCTCAGCAACTTTTAGAGAAATTTTTATTTGATCGTAAAAAGCAATACGATTTTGTAGAAAAGCTAAGCGGTGGAGAGAAAAAACGCTTATACTTATGTACGGTATTGATTCAAAACCCTAACTTTTTGATTTTGGATGAACCTACTAATGACTTAGACATTGTGACCTTAAATGTTCTCGAAAACTTCCTTTTAGACTTCCCTGGATGCTTAATTGTGGTGAGTCACGACAGGTATTTTATGGATAAAATAGTGGATCATTTATTTGTGTTTGGTGAAGGAAAAGTAACCGATTTCACTGGGAATTATTCTGACTACAGGGATATAAAAGCCTTAGAACTTGAAGCCAAATACGAGGAAAGTAGCCAAAGTTCTTCGGAATCTCCAAGTAAACCAAAACCTGTTTCAGACCAAAAAAGCAGCCTCAGCTTTAATGAGCAAAAGCTTTATAAAAAACTGGAAAAGGGAATCCACTCTCTAGAGAAAAGAAAAGAAAAGCTCGAAGCTGATTTCCTTAGAGAGTTAAACGCTAAAGAGGTTAAAGATAAAACCATCGAGTTACAGGACATCCAAAAAGAGCTGGAATCAAAAACAGAACAGTGGTTTGAATTATCTATGAAAATTGAGGGATAG
- a CDS encoding aspartate-semialdehyde dehydrogenase translates to MKVAVVGATGMVGQVILQILAERNFPLTELIPVASEKSVGKKIMYKEKSYTVVSLEDAVNRKPEIALFSAGGETSQEWAPKFAEVGTTVIDNSSAWRMDPTKKLVVPEINASEITEEDLIIANPNCSTIQLVMALQPLHKAYQIDRVIISTYQSITGTGVKAVRQLENEYAGKAGEMAYPYPIHKNAIPHCDVFLDNDYTKEEMKLTNETKKILSDDSIKVAATAVRIPVVGGHSESVNIEFKKAFEVVDIRKLLSETDGITLQDNPQVNTYPMPIYAEGKNDVFVGRIRRDFTRDNALNLWIVSDNLRKGAATNAIQIAEYLLEKRFKV, encoded by the coding sequence ATGAAAGTAGCTGTCGTCGGCGCTACCGGTATGGTAGGCCAAGTGATACTCCAGATTTTAGCGGAGCGTAATTTTCCTTTAACTGAATTAATTCCAGTGGCTTCAGAAAAGTCAGTCGGAAAAAAAATCATGTACAAGGAAAAATCTTATACCGTTGTAAGCCTTGAAGACGCAGTGAACCGAAAACCAGAGATTGCTTTGTTTTCTGCTGGTGGTGAAACCTCACAAGAGTGGGCTCCAAAATTTGCAGAGGTGGGTACAACCGTTATTGATAATTCTTCTGCTTGGCGAATGGATCCTACCAAGAAGCTAGTAGTTCCAGAAATAAACGCTTCAGAAATTACAGAGGAAGACTTGATTATCGCTAACCCCAACTGTTCTACAATCCAGCTAGTGATGGCTTTACAGCCATTGCATAAGGCCTATCAAATAGATCGTGTCATTATTTCTACTTACCAATCTATTACAGGTACTGGGGTAAAAGCAGTGCGACAATTGGAAAATGAATATGCAGGTAAGGCTGGTGAGATGGCCTATCCTTATCCTATTCATAAAAATGCAATTCCGCATTGTGACGTTTTTTTAGACAACGACTATACCAAAGAAGAAATGAAGTTGACTAACGAAACCAAAAAAATCCTGTCGGATGATAGCATCAAAGTAGCTGCTACAGCAGTTAGAATCCCTGTGGTTGGCGGTCATTCAGAATCGGTTAACATCGAATTTAAAAAGGCTTTTGAAGTTGTTGATATCAGAAAGCTTTTAAGTGAAACCGATGGGATCACCCTTCAAGACAACCCGCAGGTGAATACGTATCCAATGCCTATCTATGCTGAAGGCAAAAACGATGTCTTTGTTGGGAGGATACGAAGAGATTTCACGCGCGACAATGCTTTAAATCTTTGGATCGTTTCAGATAACCTTAGAAAAGGAGCGGCGACCAATGCGATACAAATCGCTGAGTACCTTTTAGAAAAGCGGTTCAAAGTATAG
- a CDS encoding prolyl oligopeptidase family serine peptidase: MKQIVLPLAALCLLASCNEGEKNQANLTYPETKQVDTVDTYFDTEVKDPYRWLEDDRNAETEDWVKAQNEVTFGYLDSIPFRNKLKERLSKVWNYEKIGAPFERGKYTYFSKNDGLQNQYVFYRYKNEDSIENAEVFLDPNTFSDDGTTSLAGMSFTEDGETLAYSISEGGSDWRKIIVLNTETMDRKEDTLVDVKFSGVSWKGNEGFYYSSYDKPEGSELSAKTDQHKLYFHTMGTPQSGDEVIFGATEAEKHRYVSGNVTEDDRYLVISASISTSGNKLMIKDLTNPDSDFIEVVDNYDSDVYVIENKGSKLFMVTDKDAPNKKIVTVEASAPQPENWEDFIPETEHVLSPSTGAGYFFAEYMVDAVSQVKQYNYEGELVRDIELPGVGSVGGFGGKKEAKDIYFSFTNYTTPGTIYKFTPENGTYVVYQKPDIDFDTEAYESKQVFYPSKDGTKIPMIITHKKGIELDGTHPTMLYGYGGFNISLTPSFSTANTVWLENGGVYAVANLRGGGEYGKEWHNAGIKMKKQNVFDDFIAAAEYLIAENYTSSNKLAIRGGSNGGLLVGATMTQRPDLMQVALPAVGVLDMLRYHTFTSGAGWAYDYGTSQDSSEMFEYLKGYSPLHSIKDGTEYPATLVTTGDHDDRVVPAHSFKFAAELQSKQAGGAPTLIRIETDAGHGAGKPTSKIIQEYADIFAFTFYNMGYTEL, from the coding sequence ATGAAACAAATAGTATTACCTCTTGCAGCTTTATGCCTCTTGGCATCTTGCAATGAAGGTGAAAAAAATCAAGCAAATTTGACATATCCAGAAACAAAACAGGTCGATACGGTAGACACGTATTTTGATACTGAAGTGAAAGATCCTTACCGTTGGTTGGAAGATGACCGTAATGCAGAAACTGAAGACTGGGTAAAAGCCCAAAATGAAGTCACCTTCGGATATTTGGATAGCATTCCCTTCAGAAACAAGCTGAAAGAGCGTTTGTCTAAAGTGTGGAATTATGAAAAAATAGGAGCTCCTTTTGAGCGTGGAAAGTATACTTACTTTTCCAAAAACGATGGTTTACAAAACCAATATGTCTTTTACCGCTATAAAAATGAAGACTCCATAGAAAATGCAGAGGTGTTTTTAGACCCGAATACCTTTAGCGACGATGGAACGACTTCACTCGCTGGAATGAGTTTTACTGAAGATGGTGAAACCCTCGCCTATTCTATTTCTGAAGGCGGTAGCGATTGGAGAAAAATAATCGTCCTCAATACTGAAACTATGGATAGAAAAGAAGATACGCTAGTGGACGTTAAGTTTAGTGGGGTGTCTTGGAAAGGAAATGAGGGCTTTTACTATTCTAGTTACGATAAGCCAGAAGGGAGCGAGCTCTCTGCTAAAACAGATCAGCATAAATTGTATTTCCATACCATGGGAACCCCTCAGAGTGGAGATGAAGTTATTTTTGGAGCAACTGAAGCAGAAAAGCATAGGTATGTTTCTGGAAATGTAACAGAGGATGATAGGTATTTGGTGATTTCTGCATCCATATCTACTTCAGGTAATAAGTTGATGATTAAAGACTTGACCAATCCAGATTCAGATTTTATAGAGGTTGTCGATAATTATGACAGCGATGTTTATGTGATTGAAAATAAAGGTAGCAAATTGTTTATGGTGACAGATAAAGACGCGCCCAATAAAAAGATTGTGACTGTAGAGGCAAGTGCACCTCAGCCTGAAAACTGGGAGGATTTTATTCCCGAAACAGAACATGTTTTGTCTCCTTCTACAGGTGCTGGATATTTCTTTGCAGAATATATGGTAGATGCGGTTTCTCAAGTGAAGCAATACAACTACGAAGGTGAATTAGTGAGAGATATTGAATTACCAGGTGTAGGTTCTGTTGGAGGTTTTGGTGGTAAAAAAGAAGCGAAAGACATCTACTTTTCTTTTACAAATTATACTACTCCAGGGACCATTTACAAGTTTACTCCTGAAAATGGAACTTACGTGGTATATCAAAAACCAGATATCGACTTTGATACGGAGGCTTACGAAAGTAAGCAAGTATTTTACCCGTCCAAGGATGGAACTAAAATTCCAATGATCATCACTCATAAAAAGGGGATTGAATTGGATGGAACTCACCCAACTATGCTTTACGGATATGGAGGATTCAATATTTCATTAACGCCATCTTTTAGTACTGCAAATACAGTATGGTTAGAAAATGGAGGTGTTTACGCTGTGGCTAATTTACGAGGTGGAGGTGAATACGGAAAGGAATGGCACAATGCAGGAATTAAAATGAAAAAGCAAAATGTCTTTGATGATTTTATTGCAGCTGCAGAATATCTTATTGCTGAAAACTATACGTCATCAAATAAATTGGCGATTCGCGGAGGATCTAACGGAGGTCTTTTGGTAGGAGCTACAATGACTCAACGGCCCGACTTGATGCAAGTGGCTTTACCAGCGGTAGGCGTTCTGGATATGTTACGTTACCATACTTTTACCTCAGGTGCTGGATGGGCTTATGATTATGGAACATCTCAAGACAGTTCAGAAATGTTCGAATACCTAAAAGGCTATTCCCCATTACACAGCATTAAAGACGGTACAGAATATCCAGCTACTCTGGTGACTACGGGAGACCATGATGATAGAGTAGTACCAGCGCACAGTTTTAAGTTTGCCGCTGAATTACAAAGTAAGCAAGCAGGTGGTGCCCCTACTTTAATTCGAATAGAAACTGATGCTGGACACGGAGCAGGTAAACCAACTTCAAAAATTATTCAAGAATACGCAGATATTTTTGCCTTTACCTTTTATAATATGGGCTATACTGAATTATAG
- a CDS encoding beta family protein, with protein sequence MSTELKYMPIFRARQEENKVLKSFDFGNRIYPCIEIYKELLRKPSTPKKNTKTPPKRRKVKTFEDDYLPLINEVNAKQVFVDFPIHLIPRVQMDADVVRFIRGVILKRENRTAYMKKFAMLSHKVIPVISTYAEVTGERQSILIQETDLRPFFGAIAFRTFPKTFSRDIAQIKAISKPEDYVIMDLEEMELDLDDGDLLDIADELESLNCNVIIHRNAVSKGITNKGLAHNDVVRDIDNSLINKFHLLKGSCFSDYAGIKKDDVTKGGGISPGFIFYDAVGNRFYGFRYREGHRKLDEFETTIVPAIVGSEASGRMDEAELDYLGFDNIGWGIIKKIELEGEPGKSPAKFKRIGMEHYIHCINCRVVNGDFD encoded by the coding sequence ATGAGTACTGAATTAAAGTATATGCCAATATTTAGGGCGCGACAAGAAGAGAATAAAGTACTGAAAAGTTTTGATTTTGGAAATAGGATTTATCCGTGCATTGAGATTTATAAGGAGCTTTTGAGAAAACCTTCAACACCTAAAAAGAACACAAAAACTCCTCCGAAAAGGAGAAAAGTAAAAACTTTTGAAGATGATTATTTGCCACTAATTAATGAGGTTAATGCAAAACAAGTTTTTGTGGATTTCCCTATTCATCTTATACCAAGAGTGCAAATGGATGCTGATGTTGTACGATTTATTAGAGGAGTCATTTTGAAAAGAGAGAACAGGACTGCATACATGAAAAAATTTGCAATGCTCAGTCATAAGGTAATTCCTGTAATTTCAACCTATGCAGAAGTGACAGGAGAACGACAGTCTATTCTAATTCAAGAAACAGATCTCAGACCTTTCTTTGGTGCAATTGCATTCCGAACTTTTCCCAAGACATTTTCTCGTGATATTGCACAGATTAAAGCGATATCCAAACCAGAAGATTATGTTATTATGGATTTAGAGGAGATGGAATTGGATCTTGACGATGGAGATTTACTAGATATTGCCGATGAGTTGGAAAGTTTAAATTGTAACGTTATTATTCATCGAAATGCTGTTTCTAAAGGAATAACTAATAAAGGGCTTGCTCACAATGACGTTGTCAGAGATATTGACAATAGTCTGATAAATAAGTTTCATTTACTCAAAGGAAGTTGTTTTTCAGATTACGCTGGAATCAAGAAAGATGATGTCACTAAGGGAGGTGGAATAAGTCCTGGGTTTATTTTCTATGATGCAGTTGGGAATCGGTTTTATGGCTTTCGTTATAGAGAGGGCCACAGAAAGTTAGATGAATTTGAGACAACAATTGTTCCAGCTATTGTTGGATCAGAAGCTTCGGGGAGAATGGATGAGGCCGAATTGGATTATTTAGGGTTCGATAATATTGGCTGGGGTATTATTAAAAAAATTGAATTAGAGGGTGAGCCAGGAAAAAGCCCTGCAAAGTTCAAGCGCATAGGAATGGAACATTATATTCACTGCATTAATTGTAGGGTAGTTAATGGGGATTTTGACTAA